AATGACAACGGCACCTATTGCTCTTAATTCCAATCCAGAACCTGTAGTTGGCTGAGCTGCGCCAACTCTTGATAAGAGTATCATCGAAGCCAAACCCACTAACAGTCCGTTTGCCAAAAAGGCAAGCATTTTGGTCTTGAAAATCGAGATTCCAGAGAGATAAGCAGCTGCAGGGTTACTTCCCACTGCATAAAAGTGTCTACCGAGTTTTGAATATTTCAGAATGAAATGCACCAAAAAATATATAGAGATTCCTATCAAAAAACCCAAAGGAAGTATTCCCCAAATTCTGGTTAATCCCAAAGCTTCGAATTTGCCATATATGGTTTGAAAGACTCCTTTTGTTATGGCATATGCAGTTCCTCTGAAAACACTCAAGAATCCCAAGGAAGTGATAAAAGAAGGCGCTCTGAAAACCAAAGATGATGATCCAACAAGTAAACTATCAAAAGATGCTAAAGCCAATGCTACCACGATCACCCAGAAATAACTGACATCATTCTTGATCATCATAGCAATTACACATGTAACCAACCCAATGTTGGCACCAACGGATATATCTATCTCTCCAGAGATTATCAACATGGTCATACCCGATGCGAGTATTCCTAAAACAGCGATTTGCTCCAGAATATTCGTGATGTTACTCAGACTGAAAAACCTTGGGTTTATGGTTCCAGTAATAGCTGCGAGAACTACTTCTGCCAAAAGTAGAAAAAACCATTGATTCTTGTACACTGGCCTTTTACCCTTGGGTAAGACTTGATTTGAATTCTTCTGCTGCATGTCATGTCCCTCCCAAAATCAAACACCTATGAAGAGTCTCATTAAATCTTCTTCTTTCAAATTCTTATTTTCCAAAATATGAGTTAGTCTTCCATTTCTCATGACGCCAATGCGATCACTCATAGACAAAAGTTCAGGCATATCTGAAGAAACCATTATTATACTCTTACCATTTTCTGCGAGTTCCAACATGATTTGATATATCTGTTCCCTCGCACCTATATCAACACCTTTTGTGGGTTCATCAAAAATATAAAGTGTTGCGTTAGAATTCAACAACCATCTACCAATAATAACTTTTTGCTGGTTACCTCCAGATAGTTCCTCAATCAATTGGTCTCTGTCTGAAACCACAATTGAAAGTCTTTTGACAGTCTGGGTGGAAAGTCTCAGTTCTTCATTCAAATTGAGTAAAAATCTGCGTGATAACTTATTTTTGACGCTTACCAAATTTTCTACCACATTTCTTCCCAAAAACATTCCATACCTCTTTCGATCCTCCGAAACAAAGCAGATGCCTTTTTTCATAGCGTCTGTCGGTGATTTCAATACGACTTTCTCCCCATCTATGAAGATTTCACCTTTATCAGGTCTTTCAGCACCATATATCAAACTCACCAATTCTGTCCTTCCAGACCCAACCAAACCCCCTATACCAAAAATTTCACCTGCTCTCACATCAAAATTGATATCTTCTACGACACCTTCTTTACTAAGATCGCGTACTCGAAGGCGAACGTCACCAATTGGAACTCGTCTGCGCTGGAAAAATAATGCGGTATCTCTTCCAACCATTTTCTTGACAACTGTGTTCAAATCGATTTGTTCTAAAGGATATGTGCCCATCTTTTCTCCATCTTTCAAGATGGTCACCCTGTCTGCTATCTCAAACACTTCGTTCAAATAGTGAGAGATATATATAATACCCAATCCTTCTGATTTGAGGCTTTTCAGCAGAGAAAGCAGTGCTTTTGTTTCTTCGAGACCTAATGAACTGGTTGGTTCATCCATTATTATTACTCCGGCTTTTCTATGTAGTGCCTTTGCTATCTGAACCATTTGTTTTTCTGCTGTAGATAAATTTCCTGCGATCTCATTGGCATCCAGGTTGATTCCAAGTTTCTCAAGTATTTTTTGAGTCTCCTGAACTTGTTTCTGCCTGTCTATCTTGAAAGGTACTTTTGAATTCAATTCATTACCCAAAAATATGTTCTCGGCGATGGTTAGCGAGTCAACTATTTCAGCATCTTGATAAACTGTCGTAATACCAAGTTCAATAGCCAATCTGGGAGTCAAGGTTTTTACTTTTTTACCGAGAATGAATATCTCCCCTGATTCTGGTGAAACTGCACCCGATAAGATTTTTATCAAAGTCGACTTACCGGCACCATTTTCACCAACAAGACAGTGTATCTCTCCTGCTCTTAAATCAAAATCAACGTTCTTCAAAACGGTGTGTTCGCCGTATATCTTTACTATGTTCTTGAGCTCGACAAGAAGATCTTTCTCAATCATCAATGATCAGCTCCTACAAATTAAGGGGATGGGAATGACCCATCCCCACTATTTTTTCAGTTCAAAACATCCAATAGACCTTTATATTCTGGGAAATATTCCTTTGTGAGCTGAATCCACACTGGATCTATATCCCAAGGTACAACCTTGGTCTTGTCGTCTATAGTTTCAGGAGTGATAGGTGTTATGGGTAGGAAAATCCATTGTCTTAATGCTTTGATCTTACCTGTGACATAAGAATGCAGAGCCAAGAATGAAACAAAACCTTCCCATCCAGGTGAACTTGAGATTGAATACTTGATTCCACCTTCTTTGATCAATTCGATTCCATATGGAGCGCCATTAGTCGTAATAACCTTTATCGGGTTGTTCAATAAACCTCTTGACTTAAGCATACGAACAACAGCGGCACCCATTTCTTCATTGAAGACAAACAAAACTGAAAATTTATAACCAGATTCAATCAAATCCTGTGCTTGTTTCACGGCTTCATCTGGTATATACTGTCCATCTCTGATGGCAACTATTTTGTTTTTACCCAGCTCTTTTACGGCAGGTTCAAAAGATTTCAAAAACATCTGTACTGGTACATGCTCTAATCTTCCCATAATGACTGCGATATTCTCTCCTGGATAATTAGTTGCAACATACTGTGCGATATCCTTTCCCATGGCATCCCAGTTGAAGTCAATACAAGCAACAACGGGATCTTTTGATTTTAAGACTTCACCAACATTGTCTGTTACAACGAGTGGTATACCTGCTTTTGCACATTCTCTTGCCGCAATGAAAGCACCATTTGGATTGAAGGAGAATATACACATTCCGTCCACTTTCATGTTCACCAATGTCTGGATGTTTGAGATTTCTTTTTCCACATCATAATCTGAATTCAGGACTACAACTTCAACTCCAGCAAGGTTTGCTGCATAGACAAATCCTTCTACATCCTTCCTGTACCATGTGTCTGGTCCAGGAGTAACATAACCATAAACCAGTTTCTTTGCCATACCAAGAGATGCAAAGACAGTGATCAGAAATACTGCTAAAACTAATACCTTAAAGCCCTTCATATGCACACCTCCTCTATGTGGGGTTCGCTTGATGCGAACCGAAAAGAAAGTTTCTCAACCATGCCTCCCAAGAAACCAAGCAAAAATCTTTAGGGAAAGTCAATTTATTTTCTTTAATGACCCGTTACGATTAGAGTGTTTATTAAGTATTTGCGTGAAGTCAATCGTTTGACCAACAATTTCATCTTAAAAATACCAAAAATCAACCAATGAGTCAAATATGTTCTTTCTCTATATTTGCAAAAATACAATCAATATTCTCGACTACACAGCTTTGGGGATCAGATTCGCCCTTGAGCTAACTTTTTCTTGTTTTTTCTTTTAAAATCACTTTGAGTTCAAACAAAACGTCAATTGGCTGAAAAAAATCGATGTTATTCTTCTGATGAATTTGAATAAATTCAAGTGGGTGAGATGATGTTTCATCGTTGGAATTGGTTATATTCAGCTTTTCAAAGTGTATCAATTGGTTTTATGGCTGGTATCCTCGTAGCTTCGTACAGATTCTGCATCGCCAAGGTAGATACCTTAAGAGGATACGTGGTAACAAACTGGGGTGGTTTTTCATGGATCATACTCACGATATTAGTTGTATTTATTTTGGAATCAATTGTGCGAAGAT
The DNA window shown above is from Thermotoga profunda AZM34c06 and carries:
- a CDS encoding sugar ABC transporter ATP-binding protein, with product MIEKDLLVELKNIVKIYGEHTVLKNVDFDLRAGEIHCLVGENGAGKSTLIKILSGAVSPESGEIFILGKKVKTLTPRLAIELGITTVYQDAEIVDSLTIAENIFLGNELNSKVPFKIDRQKQVQETQKILEKLGINLDANEIAGNLSTAEKQMVQIAKALHRKAGVIIMDEPTSSLGLEETKALLSLLKSLKSEGLGIIYISHYLNEVFEIADRVTILKDGEKMGTYPLEQIDLNTVVKKMVGRDTALFFQRRRVPIGDVRLRVRDLSKEGVVEDINFDVRAGEIFGIGGLVGSGRTELVSLIYGAERPDKGEIFIDGEKVVLKSPTDAMKKGICFVSEDRKRYGMFLGRNVVENLVSVKNKLSRRFLLNLNEELRLSTQTVKRLSIVVSDRDQLIEELSGGNQQKVIIGRWLLNSNATLYIFDEPTKGVDIGAREQIYQIMLELAENGKSIIMVSSDMPELLSMSDRIGVMRNGRLTHILENKNLKEEDLMRLFIGV
- a CDS encoding ABC transporter permease: MQQKNSNQVLPKGKRPVYKNQWFFLLLAEVVLAAITGTINPRFFSLSNITNILEQIAVLGILASGMTMLIISGEIDISVGANIGLVTCVIAMMIKNDVSYFWVIVVALALASFDSLLVGSSSLVFRAPSFITSLGFLSVFRGTAYAITKGVFQTIYGKFEALGLTRIWGILPLGFLIGISIYFLVHFILKYSKLGRHFYAVGSNPAAAYLSGISIFKTKMLAFLANGLLVGLASMILLSRVGAAQPTTGSGLELRAIGAVVIGGTPLSGGKGNILGTFFGVLLMGIISNTLNMLRVNPYFQEVVFGIFIVASLAVSAFSAYAGKGIFKKSVKQSKEG
- a CDS encoding sugar ABC transporter substrate-binding protein; this encodes MKGFKVLVLAVFLITVFASLGMAKKLVYGYVTPGPDTWYRKDVEGFVYAANLAGVEVVVLNSDYDVEKEISNIQTLVNMKVDGMCIFSFNPNGAFIAARECAKAGIPLVVTDNVGEVLKSKDPVVACIDFNWDAMGKDIAQYVATNYPGENIAVIMGRLEHVPVQMFLKSFEPAVKELGKNKIVAIRDGQYIPDEAVKQAQDLIESGYKFSVLFVFNEEMGAAVVRMLKSRGLLNNPIKVITTNGAPYGIELIKEGGIKYSISSSPGWEGFVSFLALHSYVTGKIKALRQWIFLPITPITPETIDDKTKVVPWDIDPVWIQLTKEYFPEYKGLLDVLN